Proteins encoded in a region of the Clostridium beijerinckii genome:
- a CDS encoding YitT family protein, with protein MSLYYKLKHNIVDVFFIFLGCMIASLGVNLFLVHAKLLSGGATGIALILEYTLKVPSGVVILIINLPLLVLSYKKLDRSFTIYTTIGMLSLSASLLITKPLSRLIDMNGDLLIFCIYGGVLCGIGYGMVFLRHGSTGGTDIITMLIRKKYSNFNIGSLGFSLNLIIVIIGALIFGIPQALYTLISLFIQSTVLDRVLKGFSSKKLLLILTRKEKEIIDYVIKDLNRGVTSLFAEGEYTHDKKKMLYCIVSSHQMVELKSIVHQIDPGAFITIIDISEVRGKGFLTI; from the coding sequence ATGAGTTTATATTATAAGTTGAAGCATAATATAGTTGATGTGTTTTTCATATTTTTAGGCTGCATGATTGCATCGTTAGGGGTAAATCTATTTTTAGTACATGCAAAACTTTTAAGTGGTGGTGCCACTGGTATTGCACTGATTTTAGAGTACACTCTTAAAGTTCCATCTGGAGTAGTAATCTTAATAATTAATTTACCACTACTTGTATTGAGTTATAAAAAACTCGATAGATCATTTACGATTTATACAACAATAGGGATGCTTAGTCTTTCAGCTTCTCTGCTTATAACAAAACCACTTTCACGCCTAATTGATATGAATGGTGATTTACTTATCTTTTGTATATATGGTGGGGTTTTATGTGGTATTGGCTATGGAATGGTATTTTTAAGACATGGTTCCACAGGAGGAACAGATATTATAACCATGCTTATTAGAAAAAAATATTCGAATTTTAATATAGGAAGTTTGGGATTTTCTCTAAACTTGATAATAGTTATTATAGGAGCATTAATATTTGGTATTCCACAAGCATTGTATACTCTTATTTCTTTGTTTATTCAAAGTACAGTTCTTGACAGAGTATTAAAAGGATTTAGCAGTAAAAAACTTCTTCTGATTCTAACAAGAAAAGAAAAAGAAATTATTGATTATGTAATAAAAGATCTTAACCGTGGAGTTACATCTTTGTTCGCGGAAGGTGAGTATACTCATGATAAAAAGAAAATGCTTTACTGTATTGTAAGCTCACACCAAATGGTTGAACTAAAAAGTATTGTGCATCAGATAGATCCAGGAGCTTTTATAACAATTATTGATATATCTGAGGTTAGAGGTAAGGGCTTTTTGACAATTTAA
- a CDS encoding methyl-accepting chemotaxis protein: MGLIRKQYEKTMDKQTNNKDKNSSVKIKSIKSELLITMLSISVVLTLGIILCVSTILSKYYDNEINSKNEMLSKLISKNVSSFMDTAYKVTEDLAYNSEVREGSKDTKEKVLKETKDRNPYFELLYMQDEKGMQTGRSSGDLADRSDRWWFAQAKSSLSSFVSKSYYSVSSKNPVTSIFVPLVEDNKFVGVMGSDINLEKLQEVVSEYSDEASGRYSFIIDGEGVVVAHPNTEVIEELYNYKNQTRTTGVKEGNPKEEPIEVSDGLKEIIAQLMAGNDGSLKYKENGQNYYASYTNIKLDGNSFNWSVITVQKESSAKAIINKITKISLIAGLIILLAAAAVIMYVSKRISMPIIEISNLLSIASTGDFTVKSSTRAKNEIKLLGESFNEMMSKVSALLIKTKDLTHDMKESSAILAEKSQETTNVARDINITSQEIAQGASNQASGAEESARLGEDMRGEFNQLEEKTNLMINESINSSKAIANGINKVQDLKEKAQTTISIVEKTQGNIESLSDKSKNIENILGVLKGIAEQTQLLALNASIEAARAGEAGKGFAVVATEIQKLSQNSAVSTKNIAEIILNIKQDILSSVSDMKKVKEVSMDQFVSVNEVNEAFNNITQATDTITTAIDYMGSFVEEMNDKNEQVVNSINNIAAISEETAACSQEVTASIQTQTEAILEVSQEVEKLKEKAERLEMEVDKFKI; encoded by the coding sequence ATGGGATTGATTAGAAAACAATATGAAAAGACAATGGACAAGCAAACAAATAATAAAGATAAAAATAGCTCTGTGAAAATAAAGAGCATAAAAAGCGAACTCCTAATCACAATGTTATCAATATCCGTTGTACTGACTCTTGGAATTATTTTATGTGTAAGCACTATTTTATCGAAATATTATGATAATGAAATAAATAGTAAGAATGAAATGTTATCTAAGCTTATATCAAAAAATGTTTCTTCTTTTATGGATACGGCATATAAAGTGACAGAAGATCTGGCATATAATTCAGAAGTAAGAGAAGGAAGTAAAGATACAAAGGAAAAAGTACTTAAAGAAACTAAAGACAGAAATCCATATTTTGAATTATTGTATATGCAGGATGAAAAAGGAATGCAGACTGGGAGATCATCAGGGGATCTTGCTGACAGATCAGACAGATGGTGGTTTGCGCAAGCAAAAAGTTCTTTATCATCATTTGTATCAAAGTCATATTATTCAGTTTCTTCTAAGAATCCAGTAACTTCAATATTTGTTCCTTTGGTTGAAGATAATAAGTTTGTTGGAGTAATGGGGTCTGATATTAATTTAGAAAAATTGCAGGAAGTAGTAAGTGAATATTCAGATGAAGCATCAGGAAGATATTCTTTCATAATAGATGGAGAGGGTGTTGTTGTTGCACATCCTAATACCGAAGTGATTGAAGAATTATATAATTATAAAAACCAAACTAGAACAACTGGAGTCAAAGAGGGAAATCCTAAGGAAGAACCGATAGAAGTGTCGGATGGGTTAAAAGAAATTATAGCTCAGTTGATGGCTGGGAATGATGGTAGCCTTAAGTATAAAGAAAATGGTCAAAATTACTATGCATCTTATACGAACATAAAATTAGATGGGAATTCATTTAATTGGTCAGTCATAACAGTTCAAAAGGAATCCAGTGCAAAAGCTATTATAAATAAAATAACAAAAATTTCATTAATTGCAGGCTTAATAATATTACTTGCAGCAGCTGCAGTAATCATGTATGTATCGAAAAGAATTTCAATGCCTATAATAGAAATATCAAACTTATTATCTATAGCATCAACTGGTGATTTTACAGTAAAATCTTCTACTAGAGCGAAAAATGAAATTAAATTATTAGGTGAAAGCTTCAATGAGATGATGAGTAAGGTTTCTGCTTTATTAATCAAAACAAAAGATTTGACTCATGATATGAAAGAGAGCTCTGCAATTTTAGCTGAAAAGTCTCAGGAAACAACTAATGTGGCAAGGGATATAAATATTACATCACAAGAAATAGCGCAAGGAGCATCTAATCAAGCTAGCGGAGCAGAAGAGAGTGCAAGGCTTGGAGAGGACATGAGGGGAGAATTTAATCAGTTAGAGGAAAAGACTAATCTAATGATTAATGAATCAATCAATTCATCTAAAGCAATTGCAAATGGAATTAACAAGGTTCAAGATTTAAAAGAAAAGGCACAAACAACAATTTCCATTGTAGAAAAAACTCAAGGAAATATAGAAAGCTTAAGTGATAAATCTAAGAATATAGAAAATATACTTGGAGTTTTAAAGGGGATCGCAGAGCAGACTCAGTTACTTGCACTAAATGCATCTATAGAAGCGGCAAGAGCAGGGGAAGCTGGCAAAGGTTTTGCAGTAGTTGCAACAGAGATTCAAAAATTATCACAAAATTCAGCAGTATCAACTAAAAATATAGCAGAGATAATTTTAAATATAAAGCAAGATATATTAAGCAGTGTAAGTGATATGAAAAAAGTAAAAGAAGTATCTATGGATCAATTCGTTTCAGTAAATGAAGTGAATGAAGCCTTTAATAATATTACACAGGCGACTGACACAATAACAACTGCAATAGATTATATGGGAAGCTTTGTTGAAGAAATGAATGACAAAAATGAACAAGTAGTTAATTCAATAAATAATATTGCGGCAATATCAGAAGAAACAGCAGCATGTTCACAGGAAGTAACGGCATCAATTCAAACTCAAACGGAAGCTATTTTAGAAGTATCACAAGAAGTGGAAAAACTGAAAGAAAAAGCTGAGCGTTTAGAAATGGAAGTTGATAAGTTCAAAATTTAA
- a CDS encoding methyl-accepting chemotaxis protein, which produces MLFKKLNFHSIRIKLIISLVLICFIPLIVAGVFSYNQSKSILSQKLNLTSKQTLSEVNSGLDNYFAGFTERVTMLSNNYNLVNVDYGSNFDYIPDLLKNLKESNKDIFDTYYGTASGKFAIYPDTKMPEGYDATKRPWYQEAIKAKGKPVITKPYQDAATGKTVVGIVQAVVKDNQIVGVVGMDLTLTALSEHISAKKVGNSGILFITDADGIMLAHPDESSIGKDDVTKLSYWNEAKTGDSGFITYNYNGTEKFGAYTTNKITGWKLIASLEQSELSSDTKSIILTTSIIILIMLIISVIVSLILSKGIATNIKKLKEVFAKASDGDLSTFIEIKSKDEVGQLANDYNSMIKNIGKLLESAKETSNIVFETTANLSSMAEETTASMSQVSLAVSEISQGAVNLAESSQDTATGVGELSKKLDNIADATRDMNKVSEETKGFSKQGIITVSTLIDKNSETMEATEKVSNIFSDMNESVKMIISMSDTISEITEQTNLLALNASIEAARAGEAGKGFAVVAEEIRKLAEESQNSTEQIKSITGAIQSKAEVAAKAMENTKKINSEQNEAVTKTESIFNDILFSITTLTEKVIDVKHSVDDMQIQKQIFVSQIENSSSISEETASSTEEVTASAEEVTATMDRFSHHTEELQHLSEKLKKEIDKFKV; this is translated from the coding sequence ATGTTATTCAAAAAATTAAATTTTCATAGTATTAGAATAAAACTAATTATTAGCTTAGTTTTAATTTGCTTTATTCCTCTCATTGTAGCGGGAGTTTTTTCTTATAACCAGTCAAAATCAATACTTAGCCAAAAATTAAATTTAACAAGCAAGCAAACGCTTTCTGAAGTGAATAGTGGACTAGATAATTATTTTGCTGGATTTACAGAAAGAGTAACAATGTTATCAAACAATTATAATTTAGTGAATGTTGATTATGGAAGTAATTTTGATTACATACCTGATTTATTGAAAAACTTAAAAGAAAGTAATAAGGATATTTTCGATACATATTACGGTACTGCTTCAGGTAAATTTGCAATATATCCAGACACAAAGATGCCAGAAGGTTATGATGCAACTAAAAGACCTTGGTATCAAGAAGCTATAAAAGCAAAAGGGAAGCCTGTAATAACTAAGCCTTATCAAGATGCCGCCACTGGAAAGACAGTTGTAGGAATTGTACAAGCAGTTGTGAAAGATAATCAAATTGTTGGCGTTGTTGGAATGGATTTAACATTGACTGCACTTTCAGAGCACATATCAGCAAAAAAGGTAGGTAATTCAGGAATATTATTTATTACAGATGCAGATGGTATAATGTTAGCACATCCTGATGAAAGTAGTATTGGAAAAGATGATGTTACAAAATTATCATATTGGAATGAAGCAAAAACAGGAGATAGCGGCTTTATTACGTATAATTACAATGGAACAGAAAAGTTTGGGGCATATACAACTAATAAAATAACAGGGTGGAAGTTAATCGCATCATTAGAACAAAGTGAATTGTCAAGCGACACAAAATCGATAATATTAACTACTTCTATAATAATATTAATAATGTTAATAATTTCAGTCATTGTATCGTTGATATTAAGTAAAGGAATTGCAACTAATATTAAAAAATTAAAAGAAGTATTTGCCAAGGCTTCAGATGGAGATTTATCAACATTTATAGAAATTAAATCAAAAGATGAAGTTGGTCAGCTTGCAAATGACTATAATTCTATGATAAAAAATATAGGTAAATTATTAGAAAGTGCAAAAGAAACTTCTAACATAGTGTTTGAGACTACAGCTAACCTTTCAAGTATGGCTGAAGAAACGACAGCGTCTATGTCACAGGTTTCGCTAGCTGTTTCAGAGATATCACAGGGAGCTGTAAATTTAGCTGAAAGCTCTCAAGATACTGCTACTGGTGTAGGAGAATTATCAAAAAAATTAGATAATATTGCAGATGCCACAAGGGATATGAATAAAGTATCAGAAGAAACGAAGGGGTTTAGCAAACAAGGAATAATTACTGTAAGTACATTAATAGATAAAAATAGTGAAACAATGGAAGCAACAGAAAAAGTATCAAATATATTCTCAGATATGAATGAAAGTGTAAAAATGATTATTTCAATGTCCGATACTATATCTGAAATAACAGAACAGACAAATTTACTAGCATTAAATGCATCTATTGAAGCTGCACGTGCAGGAGAAGCTGGTAAAGGATTTGCTGTAGTAGCTGAAGAAATAAGAAAACTTGCTGAAGAATCCCAAAATTCTACAGAACAGATTAAGTCAATAACAGGAGCAATCCAATCAAAGGCAGAAGTTGCAGCTAAAGCAATGGAAAACACTAAAAAAATTAATTCAGAGCAAAACGAAGCTGTAACAAAAACAGAGTCAATATTTAATGATATATTATTTTCGATCACAACTTTAACAGAAAAAGTTATTGATGTTAAACATTCAGTAGATGATATGCAAATTCAGAAGCAGATTTTTGTTAGTCAAATAGAAAATAGTTCTTCCATTTCTGAAGAAACAGCTTCATCAACAGAAGAAGTTACTGCATCAGCAGAAGAAGTAACAGCTACAATGGATAGATTTAGCCATCATACAGAAGAATTACAACATTTATCTGAAAAATTAAAAAAAGAAATTGATAAATTTAAAGTTTAG